The genomic interval atataataaataaatacgaCTTGAACTGCAAAAGTTTACAAAACTTCCCAACGGAGCTCTGAAGCTACGACCCGCCAATCCAAAAGAACATCTCTCACCAAAGCTCCTGACCGATTTTATAGAGTAGTTAGTGGGCCCTGTGATCCGTTTAGAGGAACCAAAAGATAACGTCCTCTGAATAAATGAGGAGCCTGAGTGCTCCAGAAGTCCGGTGAGTCCTTCATATCGAGCGGTCTCATTTACGTAGAGGTCGCATAGTCTTTCGGCCCCTGCGATCAGGGTTGGGAGGGGTATTTATTGGGTGCATACACCAACTATTGGATATCTTCTAGATTCCCTAAAATTAAAGCTAGTTATTGGCCAAATTCCCGTTCTCCTCCATAAACATGCACGTGTGGATcagccgagcatgcatgtttactACCATAAAGAGTGCGGGGTAATTATCTGACCGACACCTTAGGGGCCCGTCAGTCTCTGACTGTCATATATTATCACTTTTTGTTTGTCACAGACATGCCGATGACTCTTGCAGCTTGTGAGTCTCTGCAGGATTCGgttcctgattttttttttttttttctcaggaaGTTTCAACTTTCAATTATAAATTCCCTTGGGGTTCAGGACGGATATTTGTTTACGTCTTCAAAGTGCAGTAGATGGGGATCATTTAGATCAGTATCAAACCTTTGACCTGGAACAACTCAATATCAATTCTGAAGCACTTACAGGACAATCGTCACAATAGTCCAATATTACTAGTACTTGGATTGAGGCAGTCGTTAATAAAACTACTTCCCCCATCGTGTCTGGGGAATGCTTACATTTCAGTCTGTAACGGACTCATGGATAGTGTCCTCACCAGCCCTCTCTAGATAGCCTCGTCCTCTCTATCCCAGTTTTGTCACCTGCCTATGGTCTTCCCTTTGCTATTGACTGTGAAAACTGCTTATCTTGGCTCAGGCAGTACAATACATTGAGTTGGAACAATTATTATGTTTATGTGACCACCTAGAGAGCTATCTTAGGAGGTTCCACTCCACGTTGCTGAAGTCCTGAAAGGCAAAATTTCCTAGCTATGCAgttataaaggggggggggggatatatgacCATTGCTGTACATGTAGGATTATGAAATGACTGCTGTCTCTCCGCAGCTGGATTACATGGTAACCTGTGCAGTGTGCACTCGTTCTGAGGCTGGCGACATCCACATACATAAGAAGAAATCCCAGGTAGGTGAGCAGTGAGACACTGCGTTCAGAAAGAATGTCTAAGCCACAAGTTTGTATTTacacagatgtagtagagctgagtttgtcaactGATGTTCTATTTTATCTGTAGTTTTACATAGTGTTCTTACCATGCACAACCccaacatttttatatatatatatatatatatacacatacattttttttaaatttatatttcCCACTGTTTTTTTCAGCAAGTATTCGCTTCTCCAAGCAAACACCCAATGGATAGTAAGGGGGAAGAGTCAAAGATCAGTTATCCCAATATCTTCTACATGATTGACAACTTTGAAGAGGTAATGATCGTTCTCCATgaaataaatctatctatctatctatctctctcgatCTCATATGAAGTGTATTAACGTTTGTCTTGTAGGTGTTCAGTGACATGACTGTAGGAGAAGGGGAGATGGTTTGTGTCGAGCTTGTGGCCAGCGACAAGACAAACACTTTTCAGGGAGTCATATTCCAGGGGTCTATCCGTTACGAGGCTCTAAAGAAAGTGTATGACAACCGGGTAAGTTTGGGGTTTGGCAATAACTGGGTAATATAGTCCTGGAAGTAGTGATGGCCTCGTAGCCATGAAGCTGATCTCGGGGATAGAACTAGTACAGGTCTTTCTAAATTCACTGCAGGTTTCCATATATTCAAAAGGGATCTTCAGGATAGGAAAAATGGTTctgtaacccccccccctcctcacgtgacacgtaccacctacctacattgctgcagacaagtgcccccttcatggcagcgatattccctaatggcagcgcCCTCTTTCAGCAGACACTGCAGACCTTGTGCAGGTATGGTCTGAGGAATATGACAGAGTTCAAGGtggtgacttggcctccaaattccccagatctcaatccgatcgatcgTCTCTTGGCCGTGCTGGAAAAACCAGtgtgatccatggaggccgcacctcacaacttacaggatgtaaaggatctgctgctgacgtcttgtgccagataccacaggacccaCCAGAGGTCCTGCCCATGTCTCGAGGGGTCAGGGCTGTTCTGCGTTACAAGGGCGACATACACAATATTAGTCAGGTGgttgtaatgttatggctgatcagtgtaagCAGCTTATGGCCACCTGTCTGACTGCAGCGATCAGGGACCAAGTGTTTATCCagcttataatataaagtttgcgCTCCACTCGTGGGCTTCTCCTATAATAAATGTCATTTTACTACATCCCAATGGTCATAAAAGTACTTCCGTGTATTTTGGCCCAGGTCAGCGTGGCAGCAAAGATGGCCCAGAAGATGTCGTTTGGCTTCTACAAATATAACAACATGGAGTTTGTGCGGATGAAGGGACCACAAGGGAAAGGACATGCGGAGATGGCAGTGAGCAGAGTGTCCACCGGAGACACGTCTCCATATGGCACAGAGGAGGATTCTAACCCCAGCTCACCTCTGCATGAGCGGGTAAGTGGTGCCCTAACCCTACCGGACCTCCCAACAGTCCTGTTTCTGTAAAGAGGTGGGGTATGTACAGATTTCAATAACGTTTGGGGGCCTTCCTGACTGAACGTGGGCTGGGCTCAAATTTCTCATCACAGCACAGAAGCCTTATCTGAAACGTTGTCTGGCAAAGGCCAATATAATATGCCAAACTTACAACCATCCATACCGGTGTGTCCCCCGCACCCCCCTAACAAAAAAAGAGGCATCGACCTTATACATACATTAATGTCGTGTATTTCCGCAGCAGAAGTTCGAGGTTTCCGCTCTGATTTCTGCCGCTGATTTGCAGCAGAACCGCGGTTAATGCTTGGCTTTTCCTGTGCGGAATTCGCAGCATTAATCACCATGTCCCTTATTTCTACGGctgatttattaatatttttttttgtgggttggGAGAAAATCAGGACGGAAATTTTCCTTCGCATGTGAACCGGGAAACCACATACACGTGCAATGAATGCAAAATGTCATCGGATGACGCCGAGTTCTGTGCGGAATCGGCACTGAAATccattttaaatctgacatgtttaaaTGGAGCCTAAGAGGCTGAAAACCCACCCTGAACTAGTCCTGCCTGTGCAGCTgccagtttgttacaatgtattaatTTAGGCAAGAACTATCAGCTCGGAGTCCATAGAGATTTAagctgctgttgctgtgtttaGCTCATCGACGATGAACTAGAGcggtacattgtaacaaaccctaagCCAGGAGCAGGACTAGGTTTGGATAATTTTCAGCCTCTGAACGTAAAAGTAGAGGTTTCCATTCACTGGCATCAAGCAGATATACATAGTAATGTATATGATTTAATTATCCattgatttaaaggggtatttcagaagtgtctgatcgctgggggtcacactGCTGGGCCCCTTACTGATTCCGAAAATGGGAGTTCGGAACCCACCGTTCCTTCTTACGGCACCCCCTGCagtaaggaggagcttgaatggagcggaggatgagcattcaatgtctatgggactgatggaaataGCTGAATTCACCTATTTCAGTCCCATAAACTTTATTGGAGCGGCACCGCGCATGCTTGACCACcgttccattcaatgtcctcttcaCTGCGGTCCAGCAGTGAGGGGTTTGGGACCTAGTTCTTGTGATTGATGGGTGTCCCAGTGATCAGAGACTTATCAATTCTGGGTgtacccctttaagctttatttacatatcattttttttcttctattttggGTCTATTGCTTTACTTTCCAGTCATTTTGCATTAGTTGATATCGTTTTATATTAATATTTCTGAATCTCCCTGCCAGGTTACATCATTCAGCACTCCCCCCACTCCTGAACGTAACAACCGTCCCTCCTTCTTCTCTCCATCCCTGAAAAGGAAAGTTCCGAGGAACCGAATTGCTGAGATGAAGAAATCGCACTCGGCCAATGACAGCGAGGAATTCTTCCGGGACAGCGATGACGGGGAAGGTATGAAGGGGTTTGAGGTATGAGGGAGTAGTTGTTCCCCGTTAGTAGGTCCATTAAACCTATAAATCAGATAAGACTCCATTTAACATTCCCAAGATTTAAGTTCGTGTacccagcattttttttattcatttattttaaatctaaatagatccaaaattaacttgggccctgttcacactgagtttttttgcaggcagaaattctgcctcaaaattccatctggaattattgcagtgtttttcacccgcggctatTGAGTGacgtgggcaaaaaatgcagcgaaatccgcattctctgcctcccattgatgttagaGACTTAAatggccgaagatagggcatgtcgcctcttttacccgcgagacggtttatccgctcgcggggaaaaaaaacctcctccgccacccattgaaatcaatgataggcattttcggccgtttttagacgcggtttccgtgtcaaaaaactcagtgtgaactcccccttaacaTATTCTTATAGCGGTCAGTGatctatttttctgatacagaactccaaattctctatatagacagagatgagtaataaaaaaatcttctgcccccagccaccactagggggagcgtaCTGTACACAAATGCATACAGCTGCTATTGAAAGCCGTGATCAACTAGTCTGTGACTACAAAAAAGAGGGGGTCTGTCGCAAAGTGCTGATGGCCTTCACAGAATACACGTGTGTTTTTCAGTATGGTTGCATGAGCTCCTCACCACTCCTTTTGGTGGACACGTTTTAGAAGACCCAGTATCGGCATCGTCCTGGCAAAGTCCGGTCTATGAGGGAGGGCAGATCCGTACAGATTCTTCTATTTATATATGAACCTCTTGTATATTTGTCTGCAGATAGTTATAACGCTACTAACCTGAGGTCGCGCTCCCTCTCTGGGACCGGGAGATCTTTGGTGGGATCGTGGCTGAAACTGAACAGAACTGACGAGAACTTCCTACTCTATGCACACCTGACCTACGTCACTTTGCCCCTGCAGCGCATCTTGTCAGGtgagtattaggctatgttcacacagggcggatacgctgcataaaagtacaccgcaTGCCTGCCCTGGAGCCCGCAGGGAATTgcagccgaaaaaccgcaccaaattgtggtacagCTTTTCGGCTAGAAGATccgctgaggaaaacagcggtgcaaaagtaaaaaagcttatacttacctgtagtcatggcgacacgtccctctgacatcctgcagcccggcctcctgagatgacgtttgtgattggctacagcagtcacatgggatgaaatgtcatccccggaggccgggctggacgcagaagcaggaagttctgggtaagtataatttttttttctgagttgcgatttttgctgcggaatcgcaacatttgccatttgttgcagGTTGTACCTCCCTTGTAATGTACTTTGTCATGAATTTTCGTTGTGGAAGATAAAATCACCGaaaatctgccatgtctgaacgctGCTTAAGTCCCAACCTACTCCAAATTACTTAAAATATTACTTTGTGTTGTACATGGACTCGTGACCAATTGCTGGTTGGAGCTTATTATTAGGaattggaaagcccctttaaagggggttttcccacgaaCAACACTTATCtgttttaaagggtttgtccagtttagaaaacccattattATACACCCTATTAGCGAATTCTGAGATCattgaggggggtcctctgttcaggatcctcatctcttggtcggaATGTAGAGcgattacaaagagcgtctctccctctctggaggacctgtcctgtattatatatggactgtgtaatacttaatttcccctgtggtggcgctgcagggaaattgaacacttattgaCAGATTTTCCCAGTTTTAtagctgattgttgggggtccctgcAGGGGAACACTTTGTCAAAAGACCCTTCTGACAAGTAGGGAATGTCCAAAGTGGACTACACCTTTtaattttttgccaagttattgACTCAGTACTGATAAATGAGATGAATGAAAACAGGGAAGTGTAAATGCTTATTTTTCTTCTCCTAGATATTTTGGAAGTTCGACAGAAGCCAATCCTAATGTCATAGCGATAAAGTTGGCACTGCCTTTTGGGAAAAACTGAATTTTCACTGCCATAGTGCCTACCTGACCTGCAGTGGTTTCATGTGCAACACTACCACCTAGTGTCCACCTAGTGTACATGCACCGAACAAAGGCGAGCGAGGGAGAAGCCCGGTTTCTACTGTTGAGGCTGACGACTACTTCGCAGTAGGAAAGGAGTAAAAACAAATACCAGCCAGTCTAAAGTGCctctttttaaccctttcatcctCCTCCTTGGTACTCTCTCTTACGCCATCTAGTGGTCTGGTGGGACTTTGTAACTATAACAAAAGGGGCTGCGTTTAGAATCGAACACGCTTTATAAACTATTTCTTATACCTTCTATTACTGCGAGTGGACAGTAGGCACAGTCCGTGCACGAACGCGGTTGTGGCCAAAGATTTCAATGAATGTCGCGCCGTGATTCAGTGGGCTACGGACTATCTTGGTATTTCGATGTCTCCGTCCAACCAGCGGGAACACAAGTGACGTGTGCAAATGTCTGCgtctgtttttctttgtttttgtcccatgttttatatacttttctGTGTGTAAAGGGAAATATTGAGCAAAAGGACAAATGTaatcctaattttttttttgtaattaaaaaaaataataataataataattatattaagTGTATTAATGATTGTTGTTGTGCCTTGCGGAATACAGACCAGATCCCTAGGAATGGAAGTTTAATTCTGCTTTACTGATAAAAGTCGGGAAAGTGACCTTTTTGTAGGGGAAGATATAATATAAATGTTTGATACCTTCCTTGTCGCTGGATCACCATGTTATGGGGGAGGGCAAGTTGAGGTACGGTAAAAATTACGAGCCACAGTTGCCATAGTGCTCCTTACATGGTTGACCCCAGTCTATCACAATGTGGATGATACGTTTTTACGTGTGCAAGGAAGCCGCCTTCTTGTATCGCAGATCAAACCAAGCTCTGGCAGGGAAGCAGCTTTCTGCAGCAGAAACCTTCCACCACTACTGTAATAGGCACAGGCAAGCCCCTCCCCTTCAGCCTATCCCCACCCCCTTAGTTGGTCCAATTTGGTATAAGACTGTATCTCTCAGACTGGCAGATACAAAgtggtgaggttttttttttcttttacttcattCATTATTAAGTTAGTGTCTTTTTAAATATTGGGTCACCAGGAAGCGATATCCTTATTCCCCCTGCCCCAGAGTAGAAGGGTTCAAAGATAAAGGTGAGAATTTAGGGAATTTACATGACCATATTTGTGGTCTGTCTTTCCGCAGTATTTATTAGATATGTAATGTCTTATTATAAAGTGGGGACTAccgggacccccactgatgtCTAGTACAAAGGGACCGGGGAACCCTCAATGAGAATGGCCGTTTTGCTTTACAAAATGTCATGGATCCTTTGTTCTCTGCATCAGCGGTGGTTCAAACACGCGGACCCTGCAGATTTGCcattaaggccgaattcagacaaaTGTGGGAAAACTCAGACATGAAAAACGGACGTTTCTCACGCCCGAGTTGCCCCCGTGCGGGactcgttttcacggatccccatagacttatctatcgagggatctgtgaaaatggaagaaaataggacatgttctatatttcacctGACCCTGCACATGGTCCATTGAAACAGCCGCATGAACGgccccgttaaaaaaaaaaaacatgcgtccgtgtgaggaCCGGTGTTTTAGAGGCTGCCACACAGACGTATACCACAGTGGTCTGAATTCTGCCTCCTAGCGAGAATATTACCACTTTCTCCTTGGCGTTATTCCCGTTTTTTTTTAGGGGAACAGACCATAAGATCAGAGCCATGTACAGCGCCTTGCAGCAGCCTGTTTTTTGTTGCGTTACAATCTTGAATTAAAATAGATTATTGCGGGGTTTGTACTACTCTATTTACTCCACTTTGTGTCACAGTAAGGATTgttttgaaggtgcaaaatatttgaGAACTCTAATGTGCAGAAGTTTTCACCCCCTGAAAGCCAATCCTTTCTGGAGCACCTTTAACTGCAATTCCAGATGTCGGTCTCTTGGGATACGTCTGTAAGCTCAGCTCTTCTACACGCTGGGATTTCAGTAAAACTGCGCCAACTCCTTCAGGTTAGATGGTTGTGTTGGTGTTGAGTCTTCAAGTCGTGTCACAGATTCTCGATTGTCTTGGAATGAGTCACAGTCTGGACCTCAATCCATTTATCTTTCCCCTTAGACCCCTCCAGTGAAGCTTTATccgtatgtttagggtcattgtcctgctggaaggggAACCTCCGTCCTAGTCTCAAATCTCCGGCAAACTGACACAGGTTTTCCTCcagaattgccctgtatttactgccatccatctttcctgcAATCCTGACCAGTTGTCCAGTCCCTGCCCCCACGGCATGACTCGGCCaccgccatgcttcactgtgggaatgatGTTCTTGGGGTGTTCGGCCCATAAAGAGTTTCCCATTagggccaaaaagttaaatttttgtctcttctgaccagagaaccttcttccgTGGGTTTGGGGCGTCTGCCACGTGCTGTTCGGTGAACCCAAAATGTGTTTTCTGATGTTTTTCTTTAAGTAATGTTTTTTTCCCTGGCCccgctctgtggagtgtacgacttataggGATCCCAtacacagatacttccatctccactgtggatctttggagctccttcagtgttatcgttGGTGTTTTTGATGACTCTCTGATTGTTGCCCTCCTTGCCCGGTCGGTGAGTTTTGGCGGGcgccttctcttgtcaggtttgcCTTTGTGCCGTGTTCTTTCCATCTTGTTATAATGGATTTTATGGTTCACCGTGGGATGTTTAAATACTAGGAtcgttttttttataacccaatcCCGACCTTTAcgtctccacaactttgtctctgacccgtatggagagctccttggtcttcatgtcgCTTAGTGATGTTGTAGACTCAGGGGCCTATAAGATccggtatatatacacacagccatGTGACTGATCATGTGACACAGGGGGAACCATATTTAACTAATTATGTGATTTCTGAAGTTCATTGGTTCGACCAGatcttatttagttattttttttttgtccggtCTATTACATAAAATCAGATTTAAActattttaattccaggttgtaatgcaacaaaacaggaaaaacaccaagggaATGAATACTTTCATATCGCAGCGTAGATGAGCCCCGAAGGACGACCTAGACAGATTCTCCTCCTTTTAAAGAAGAATGGTTTGCTCTCGACGTTCCATGGGATATACACTGACGTAACTCTGCATTGCGagatgtattaataaattgacaactggggttACAATTCCTCTCTGCAATATTGGGCGTGTCTCTGCCCAGTTTGacattgtcagcactgattggacagtgtcaagaCTAAGGCCCATTGACCAGGGAAATGGTAACCCCaggtatcaatttattcatacatttccaggaggaataacagaggaatggccacAATGATCACAAACCATTGAACTAATATAATGCATGTAATAGTCACCATTATAACCTATATTCAGTCACTTATAGACACAGTGAATCACAATACTCTTTATATGTCTGACTTGTTAAGTTACACTGATGAACCTTCGATTACTGACAGTGGAGGTGGCCACGTTGTTGGATAAGTAATGACactgctacactcactattctgctggtggagtcactgtgtacatacattacttatcccgtactgatcctgaattacaccctgtattatactccagagctgcactcaccattctgctggtggagtcactgtgtacatacattacatatcctgtactgatcctgagttacatcctgtattatactccagagctgcactcaccattctgctggtggagtcactgtgtacatacattacatatcctgtactgatgcggagttacatcctgtattatactccagagctgcactcaccattctgctggtggagtcactgtgtacatacattacttatcctgtactgatgcggagttacatcctgtattatactccagagctgcgctcactattctgctggtggagtcactgtgtacatacattacttatcctgtactgatccggaattacagcctttattatactccagagctgcgctcactgttcggctggtggagtcactgtgcacatatattatattactgatcctgagatacatcctgtattatactccagagctgcactcactattctgctgatcatCAGATAAACTATCAGTTCAGCTGAGCTCCCATAATGCCATGGGACTTTTTGTACAGTGCCTGGTTAACTATAACTCTCACAATGCAAATCAATGGAGAAACCCTGTGTAGACAAAAAGCTAGCAAGGAATGCTGAGAAATTTCAGAAGTATAaaaaggctgtaactcaggataatgTACATACAAAGTTCTCTCCACACAGTTGCTCTGCAGTTGTTGTAAAATGCAAACCCCCAGCGGGCCGGACGTGCACGCTTTCATTTATAGAAAGTGGTGATCGGTCCCCTTTAGTGCCATCCACTGCCGGTGAACATCGACTACAAGTAATGAATCTCATTGGTTTTGTAGCTGTACTCCGATGTCAGTCCGATAGATCGTAAATGGAGcagccaccactccattcacatAGGGGGACGCTCGTTCTCATGACCattcagaccccccccccaatcacACATTTTTCACCTATCATTGATAGGTGATAATATTTataggaaaaaccctttaagagaTTAGGCCTAAACTTTGTCAAATTTGGCAAATCTTACCGCTAAATTATTGCCCCCTTTAGATCCCATTGGAACATGCTGTAGACTGCAAATTGTCATCACTTGTCTTCATATAGTCATCAAACCTAAAACCAATGAATTCTGTGTGCAAAGAATTCTGGGAAATCTGGAATTTACAATGCACTGTAAGGTGTGTTCACACATCGCATCAATTTTTGCttggatttttttccaaaatggtgGAAAGTTGCCCCGGTTTGGTGTAAATCACAAATAAAACCACAATTTGAGCACGACTTGTGAACAACGCCCAAGATCACACAGGTGTGCACATGAAAGGAGAGTTTAAAGGGGACACTTATCCCCTTGCTCCATTAAAAAGACATAGGTTGAGCAGATTGGGGGTGATAAGTGGCAGTAGGGCACTTCTGGCACCTCTTATCTGCTATGGAAGTTGCAATTGGACCAGaaaaatccaccaccacccaatcCTCGTTTTCCTACTGCCCTTACCAATTCATCAATGGGCAGGCCCTATACATAAATTGGGATTTACCTACAAAAATCTCAGGTCTATGACCCGCTTTAGTTCCCAAAATCCCAAAtcaaagtttaaaggggttgtccaggattagaaatacGTGGCTGTTTTCCTTTGCGGCTCCGATCCATGGGTTGTATGGGTTGATGGTAGTGGGAGCTCAGCTCAATgggtgagctgtaataccacacccaACCTGTTGCCagttgtggcgctgtttttagaatTAATACAACATTTTAACGAGCTAGCACTGTTTTATATTACCAGTACCCCATAATTGTTGGGGAAACAAGATCGTGTGCCACCTATGCTATTATTAGGGGGCTCCCCATTATGTGTCTTCAGGACTGGTAAGGCGGCTCCTGTGTTTCTATGTCATTTTGGACTAGTATAAAGAGATGTGCAGACTGTCCGGATAACCGGTTATCTATAATGTATTGCTATACGGGTGATGCCGTCCACACTCGCGCTGTATAGAAAGCTGCTGCTTAGATTTGTATCCACACGTCATGTAGTCACATTATTGAAGATTCTGTATCGGATccccaacttttttttattatttcctttAAGGGAAAATAATTGATCCTAAGCTATAGGAATGGGTTGGGAGGGTCAATAATGCAGATACAGGGACTATAGATCTGTTCTATGAACAAATCCcagtcttaaaggaacactagCAATACTTCACTgcaagccccaaaaaaaaaaattttttttttttcctggatctATTTTTTTCTATCGCCCCCTCCGGAGTATACAAACAAACTTGGGGAAACCGGCTGcgtttaacgccgaaggacggatatatccgtcctcagcagctgctagttcgcgcaggaggacggatatatccgtcctgtgatcgcgcgggtactgacagtttacccacgcgatcagcggcaggagcacggctgttatacacagcctggctcctgctgcaactgccggaatcgaagcacgcgccgattccggcagtttaacccattaaatgcagctgtcaacagtgacagcggcatttaatgtgtttgacagagggggggaactccctctgtctcccgatcggcgcccccgcaaacaaatcgcgggtcgccgtcgggtttccatgacagccgggggtctaacaaagacccccaggtctgtcttcagcatctgcctgttaggtcatgcctctggcatcgcctaacaggttgcctgtcagttttacactgacaggcaataatgctttggtatacgaagtataccaaagcattatatatgcgatcggcacatcgcatagtgaagtcccctggtgggacaaaaaaaaaaaaagtaaaaccgttaaataaa from Rhinoderma darwinii isolate aRhiDar2 chromosome 3, aRhiDar2.hap1, whole genome shotgun sequence carries:
- the KIAA0930 gene encoding uncharacterized protein KIAA0930 homolog isoform X2, which translates into the protein MMAAVKSHSRAGKIEEENGGLDRSLQQMISAIVDERNRLNIRQEISGLGCFKDDRIVFWTWMYSTYFMEKWAHQQDDMLFYVRRKLSYVNADGSEGKKVTSRGVARRVEVEVYRKDSKKLPGLGDPDIDWEESVYLNLILQKLDYMVTCAVCTRSEAGDIHIHKKKSQQVFASPSKHPMDSKGEESKISYPNIFYMIDNFEEVFSDMTVGEGEMVCVELVASDKTNTFQGVIFQGSIRYEALKKVYDNRVSVAAKMAQKMSFGFYKYNNMEFVRMKGPQGKGHAEMAVSRVSTGDTSPYGTEEDSNPSSPLHERVTSFSTPPTPERNNRPSFFSPSLKRKVPRNRIAEMKKSHSANDSEEFFRDSDDGEDSYNATNLRSRSLSGTGRSLVGSWLKLNRTDENFLLYAHLTYVTLPLQRILSDILEVRQKPILMS
- the KIAA0930 gene encoding uncharacterized protein KIAA0930 homolog isoform X1, translating into MMAAVKSHSRAGKIEEENGGLDRSLQQMISAIVDERNRLNIRQEISGLGCFKDDRIVFWTWMYSTYFMEKWAHQQDDMLFYVRRKLSYVNADGSEGKKVTSRGVARRQVEVEVYRKDSKKLPGLGDPDIDWEESVYLNLILQKLDYMVTCAVCTRSEAGDIHIHKKKSQQVFASPSKHPMDSKGEESKISYPNIFYMIDNFEEVFSDMTVGEGEMVCVELVASDKTNTFQGVIFQGSIRYEALKKVYDNRVSVAAKMAQKMSFGFYKYNNMEFVRMKGPQGKGHAEMAVSRVSTGDTSPYGTEEDSNPSSPLHERVTSFSTPPTPERNNRPSFFSPSLKRKVPRNRIAEMKKSHSANDSEEFFRDSDDGEDSYNATNLRSRSLSGTGRSLVGSWLKLNRTDENFLLYAHLTYVTLPLQRILSDILEVRQKPILMS
- the KIAA0930 gene encoding uncharacterized protein KIAA0930 homolog isoform X3, with amino-acid sequence MMAAVKSHSRAGKIEEENGGLDRSLQQMISAIVDERNRLNIRQEISGLGCFKDDRIVFWTWMYSTYFMEKWAHQQDDMLFYVRRKLSYVNADGSEGKKQVEVEVYRKDSKKLPGLGDPDIDWEESVYLNLILQKLDYMVTCAVCTRSEAGDIHIHKKKSQQVFASPSKHPMDSKGEESKISYPNIFYMIDNFEEVFSDMTVGEGEMVCVELVASDKTNTFQGVIFQGSIRYEALKKVYDNRVSVAAKMAQKMSFGFYKYNNMEFVRMKGPQGKGHAEMAVSRVSTGDTSPYGTEEDSNPSSPLHERVTSFSTPPTPERNNRPSFFSPSLKRKVPRNRIAEMKKSHSANDSEEFFRDSDDGEDSYNATNLRSRSLSGTGRSLVGSWLKLNRTDENFLLYAHLTYVTLPLQRILSDILEVRQKPILMS
- the KIAA0930 gene encoding uncharacterized protein KIAA0930 homolog isoform X4, with protein sequence MMAAVKSHSRAGKIEEENGGLDRSLQQMISAIVDERNRLNIRQEISGLGCFKDDRIVFWTWMYSTYFMEKWAHQQDDMLFYVRRKLSYVNADGSEGKKVEVEVYRKDSKKLPGLGDPDIDWEESVYLNLILQKLDYMVTCAVCTRSEAGDIHIHKKKSQQVFASPSKHPMDSKGEESKISYPNIFYMIDNFEEVFSDMTVGEGEMVCVELVASDKTNTFQGVIFQGSIRYEALKKVYDNRVSVAAKMAQKMSFGFYKYNNMEFVRMKGPQGKGHAEMAVSRVSTGDTSPYGTEEDSNPSSPLHERVTSFSTPPTPERNNRPSFFSPSLKRKVPRNRIAEMKKSHSANDSEEFFRDSDDGEDSYNATNLRSRSLSGTGRSLVGSWLKLNRTDENFLLYAHLTYVTLPLQRILSDILEVRQKPILMS
- the KIAA0930 gene encoding uncharacterized protein KIAA0930 homolog isoform X5 yields the protein MYSTYFMEKWAHQQDDMLFYVRRKLSYVNADGSEGKKVTSRGVARRQVEVEVYRKDSKKLPGLGDPDIDWEESVYLNLILQKLDYMVTCAVCTRSEAGDIHIHKKKSQQVFASPSKHPMDSKGEESKISYPNIFYMIDNFEEVFSDMTVGEGEMVCVELVASDKTNTFQGVIFQGSIRYEALKKVYDNRVSVAAKMAQKMSFGFYKYNNMEFVRMKGPQGKGHAEMAVSRVSTGDTSPYGTEEDSNPSSPLHERVTSFSTPPTPERNNRPSFFSPSLKRKVPRNRIAEMKKSHSANDSEEFFRDSDDGEDSYNATNLRSRSLSGTGRSLVGSWLKLNRTDENFLLYAHLTYVTLPLQRILSDILEVRQKPILMS